The following nucleotide sequence is from Candidatus Zixiibacteriota bacterium.
CCGGGCGAGCCGTCGAGGAGACACGCAGCGATGACAGCGACACCATCGTCGCGCATCGTATCGATGTCTATCGTCGTCAGACGGAGCCGTTGGTCGACTACTACCGTCGCAAGGGCCTGCTGGCGCGACTCAATGGTGAGCGCCCGATCGACACCGTGTTTTCCGAGATTCAACAGTTGGCGACCGCATGATCGTGGTTAAGACAAACGACCAGATTGCCAGGATGAGGCGCGCGGGGCTGTTGGTTGCCCGCACGCTCGATCTGATGGCCGAGCACGCCCAGCCGGGCATCCCGACTCAGACGCTTGACCGGATCGCCGAGGAATTCATTCGTTCACACGGCGGAGAGCCGGCCTTCAAGGGGTATCAGGGGTATCCGGCGACGCTCTGTGTGTCGATCGACGACGAGGTTGTCCACGGCATACCGGGCAGCCGCGTTCTCGAGGATGGGCAGATTGTGTCTATCGATGTCGGGGTACGACTCGATGGGTGGTATGGCGACGCGGCGCGCACGCTCACAGTCGGGCCGGTCTCCTCGGATGCCGAGCGGCTCCTTGGGGTCACCAGCCAGGCATTGGACCGAGCCATCGACCAGGCGCGGGAAGGGAATCATCTGGGCGACATCTCAGCCGCAGTGCAGGAATTGGCGGAAGGACAAGGATTCTCGGTCGTTCGGGAACTGGTCGGCCATGGAATCGGTCAAAAGATGCACGAGGAGCCCCAAGTTCCCAATTATGGCAAGCCCCGCACCGGGCCCCGCCTGGAAGCCGGGATGGTCCTGGCCATCGAGCCGATGCTCAACGCCGGGACGGCGAATGTGAAGTTCGACGACGACCACTGGACCGTCCGCACCTCGGACGGGTCGCTTTCGGCCCACTTTGAGCATACGGTGGCCATTACCGCCACGGGCCCCAGGATTCTGACGGTCAGCAGTGGAGAGGACGCCTGATTTGGCCAAAGAACAGGCCATAACGGTCGAAGGAAAGGTGCTGGAACCGTTGCCGAACGCCATGTTTCAGGTCGAATTGGATAATGGCCACAAAGTGCTCGCGCATATTTCGGGAAAGATGCGAATGCATTATATTAAAATCTTGCCCGGTGATCGGGTGACGCTGGAATTGTCCCCCTACGATCTGTCACGTGGGCGCATTGTGTATCGGTACAAATAGTTGGGTGGTATGGCATGAAGGTTCGAGCATCGATCAAACCCCGTTGCGACAAGTGCAAACTGATCCGGCGGCGCGGCGTGATGCGGATCATCTGCAGCAACCCGCGCCATAAGCAGCGGCAGGGATGAGCGCGACGCCCGGTCGTGGGTGACGAACGGGCCGTCGGCAGGAGGACGTGTGGCACGTATTGCGGGAATCGACATTCCGAAGGAAAAGCGGGTCGTCGTCGGATTGACTTACATCTACGGCATCGGTCGGTCCACTGCCGAAAAGATCCTGGCCGCGACTGGCGTCGATCCGAGCGCGCGTGTCCACAGTCTGAGCGAGGAAGACACCCTCAAGCTGCGGGAAGAGATCGAACGCAACCACCGCGTGGAAGGCGCATTGCGCGGCGAAGTGCAGATCAATATCAAGCGGCTGATCGACATCGGCAGCTATCGCGGCCTGCGTCACCGACGCAATCTCCCGGTTCGCGGCCAGCGCACCAAGACCAACGCGCGCACCCGCAAGGGACCGCGGCGGGCGCTGGGAGCCCGCCGATAGCCGGATCGGTATTTGAGCGTCAACAAGATCACAGGAGCATGACGTGGCGGAACAGCCAAAAAAGAAAAAAGGACGCAAGAAACGGGGACGCGTCGAGCCCAACGGCCGCGTGTTTATTCGCGCCACCTTCAACAACACGATCGTCACGATCACCGACATGAACGGCGAAGTCATTTCGTGGTCGTCGTCGGGACGCCGCGGGTTTAAGGGCTCCAAGAAGAGCACGCCATTCGCCGCGCAGCAGGCGGCCAGCGAAGCGGCCCGTGAGGCGATGGATCTCGGCCTGCGTCGGGTGGATATCAATGTCAAAGGACCGGGTTCGGGACGCGAAGCAGCCATTCGATCGCTCTCAGCGGCCGGATTGCATGTCACGTCCATTCGTGACACAACGCCGATTCCGCACAACGGTTGTCGGCCGCCGAAACGTCGACGAGTCTGAGGCCCCGATCACCGAACGTCAACAACGATTGAGGGAATAGTTCATGGCACGATATACAGGACCAAAAAGCCGGCTGTGCCGACGCGAGGGGGAGCACCTCTTCGGGACCCGCTGCCAGTCCGGCAAGTGTTCGCTCGACAAGGCCCCCGGTGGTCCGGGGCAGCATGGCAGCCGCCCGCGACGCAAGACGTCGGAATACGGCATCCAACTGCGCGAAAAGCAAAAGGTCCGAATCCGTTATGGCGTTCTGGAGCGGCAATTCCGCCGTTACTACCATAACGCCGTCCGTTCCCGGGGTGTGACCGGTGAGTTGTTGCTCGTCACGCTCGAGCGCCGCCTGGACAACCTGGTGTATCGTCTGGGCTTCGCCCCGTCGCGTCCGGCCGCGCGACAGTTGGTGCGCCATCGGCACTTTTCGGTCAACGATCAAATCGTGGATATACCCTCGTATCAGGTCGCGCCGGGTCAGGTCATCAAGGTGCGCGACAAGTCCAAGCGCCTCGACATTATTCATTTGGCACTGCGCGACGGTGGCCGCGGCACCGATTTGTCGTGGCTAAGGGTCGACAAGGCGCGCCTGGAAGGAGAGCTCCTGGCGATTCCGTCGCGGATGGAGATTCCGACGACCGCTCAGGAACAATTGATCGTGGAGTTGTATTCACGCTAAGCCTACAACGACTGGGAGGCAGTGACGCATGAAGTGGAGAGCGCTGACCATGCCGCGGGAAGCGGTGGCCGACGACGGTGTCGGTGACCGCCGCTACGGGCGCTTCTATATCGAACCGCTGGAACGCGGGTTCGGCAACACGATCGGTAACGCGTTGCGCCGGTCCCTGCTGTCATCGATTCAGGGGGCGGCGGTGACGAATGTCCGCATCGAAGGCGTCGTCCATGAGTTCTCGACGATTCCGGGCGTGTACGAGGACGTGACCGACCTGATCCTCAACATCAAGCAAGTCCGGCCCGAATTGATTTCCGACGGGCCCGAAATGCTGGTCCTCGACGTCGAGGAAGTCGGGCGTTACAGCGCGGCGAACATCGAGGGCAATTCAAACGTCAAGATTCACAATCCCGACCTGCACCTCATCGAGCTGACCAAGGCGGCGCGTGTCCGCATCGAGATGGAAGTCACCTCCGGACGCGGCTATGTCATGGCCGAAGGAAATAAGCGTGCCGACGATCCGATCGGTACGATCCCGGTCGATTCGATGTTCTCACCGGTGACCAAAGTCAACTACTCCGTCGAAAACACGCGCGTCGGACAGCGCACCGACTTCGACCGGCTGATCCTGGACGTTTGGACCGACGGCACCATCTCCCCGGCTGATGCGCTGTCGTACTCTTCGAAGATTCTGCGCGATCACTTCCAGCTCTTTGTCACCATCGAAGAGGAGTTCGTCGAGGAGATGTCGCCCGAAATCGACGATGAAACGCTGCGCATCCGCCAGTTGCTCAAGCTGCGGGTCGACGAACTGGAGTTGTCGGTTCGTTCGTCCAACTGCCTGCGGGCGGCCAACATCATGACCCTCGAAGATTTGGTGCGGCGCAGCGAATCGGAAATGCTCAAATACCGAAACTTCGGACGCAAGTCGCTGACCGAGTTGAACGCCATCCTGTCTGAGATGAACCTGCACTTCGGCATGGATGTCGACCGTTACAAGGATCCGCACGAGCATCAGGCGGTGGAATCGCTCGCCTGACACACGGGACTATCAATATCATGAGACACGGCCGCACCATACGCAAACTGGGACGCACAGCGGCGCATCGTCGCGCGATGCTGGGGAACATGGCTTCGTCGTTGTTCCGTGCCAATGCCATCGTAACGACTGTGCCCAAGGCGCGTGTCGTGCGTTCGGTGGCCGAGAAGCTGATCACGCTCGGCAAACGCGGCGATCTGCACGCACGCCGTATGGCGGCGCGGCGCATCAAGGATCGCGGCATCCTGCGACGCCTCTTCGAGGAGATCGCTCCGCAATTCGCCGACCGTCAGGGCGGCTATACCCGTCTGCTGAAGTTGGGGACGCGCAAGGGCGACGGTGCGCAGTTGGCACGCGTCGAGTTGCTGATGCCCGTGACGACCGCGACGCCTGAGTCCGACGATCAGAAGGGCAAGTCGTCAAAGCGGCGAAAGAAGAGCGAGCCCGCCGCGGCCGAAGCTGCGGGGTAGGATCGGCACCCGGAGAAGGCAGTGGGCAATCCGCGAGGGTTGCCCTTTTTTGTTTTGAGTCTGTCGTCACAAGTTGAGACCAGGCCGCATCGCATGCGCAGTATCCTCCATC
It contains:
- a CDS encoding DNA-directed RNA polymerase subunit alpha; its protein translation is MKWRALTMPREAVADDGVGDRRYGRFYIEPLERGFGNTIGNALRRSLLSSIQGAAVTNVRIEGVVHEFSTIPGVYEDVTDLILNIKQVRPELISDGPEMLVLDVEEVGRYSAANIEGNSNVKIHNPDLHLIELTKAARVRIEMEVTSGRGYVMAEGNKRADDPIGTIPVDSMFSPVTKVNYSVENTRVGQRTDFDRLILDVWTDGTISPADALSYSSKILRDHFQLFVTIEEEFVEEMSPEIDDETLRIRQLLKLRVDELELSVRSSNCLRAANIMTLEDLVRRSESEMLKYRNFGRKSLTELNAILSEMNLHFGMDVDRYKDPHEHQAVESLA
- the rpsK gene encoding 30S ribosomal protein S11, translated to MAEQPKKKKGRKKRGRVEPNGRVFIRATFNNTIVTITDMNGEVISWSSSGRRGFKGSKKSTPFAAQQAASEAAREAMDLGLRRVDINVKGPGSGREAAIRSLSAAGLHVTSIRDTTPIPHNGCRPPKRRRV
- the map gene encoding type I methionyl aminopeptidase; the encoded protein is MIVVKTNDQIARMRRAGLLVARTLDLMAEHAQPGIPTQTLDRIAEEFIRSHGGEPAFKGYQGYPATLCVSIDDEVVHGIPGSRVLEDGQIVSIDVGVRLDGWYGDAARTLTVGPVSSDAERLLGVTSQALDRAIDQAREGNHLGDISAAVQELAEGQGFSVVRELVGHGIGQKMHEEPQVPNYGKPRTGPRLEAGMVLAIEPMLNAGTANVKFDDDHWTVRTSDGSLSAHFEHTVAITATGPRILTVSSGEDA
- the rpsM gene encoding 30S ribosomal protein S13, whose protein sequence is MARIAGIDIPKEKRVVVGLTYIYGIGRSTAEKILAATGVDPSARVHSLSEEDTLKLREEIERNHRVEGALRGEVQINIKRLIDIGSYRGLRHRRNLPVRGQRTKTNARTRKGPRRALGARR
- the rplQ gene encoding 50S ribosomal protein L17, which codes for MRHGRTIRKLGRTAAHRRAMLGNMASSLFRANAIVTTVPKARVVRSVAEKLITLGKRGDLHARRMAARRIKDRGILRRLFEEIAPQFADRQGGYTRLLKLGTRKGDGAQLARVELLMPVTTATPESDDQKGKSSKRRKKSEPAAAEAAG
- the rpmJ gene encoding 50S ribosomal protein L36, with the protein product MKVRASIKPRCDKCKLIRRRGVMRIICSNPRHKQRQG
- the infA gene encoding translation initiation factor IF-1 produces the protein MAKEQAITVEGKVLEPLPNAMFQVELDNGHKVLAHISGKMRMHYIKILPGDRVTLELSPYDLSRGRIVYRYK
- the rpsD gene encoding 30S ribosomal protein S4, which translates into the protein MARYTGPKSRLCRREGEHLFGTRCQSGKCSLDKAPGGPGQHGSRPRRKTSEYGIQLREKQKVRIRYGVLERQFRRYYHNAVRSRGVTGELLLVTLERRLDNLVYRLGFAPSRPAARQLVRHRHFSVNDQIVDIPSYQVAPGQVIKVRDKSKRLDIIHLALRDGGRGTDLSWLRVDKARLEGELLAIPSRMEIPTTAQEQLIVELYSR